Genomic window (Jatrophihabitans sp.):
TGCGGCCGCCGTAGCAGGTGACCCGGACCCCGGCCTCGCGCAAGGTGGCCAACAGCTCGGCAGCGCCGGGCATCACCTGGATCGGGTGCTCCTTGAGGTACTCGTCGCGCTCGCGGAAGAAGGCGGCGATGGTCTCCTTGCCCGACCACGGCAGCCGGCAGGCCAGCGCCATGTTCTGCCCGGCCGCCAGCTGCGGCGAGCCCCACACGCCGCGCTCGACCGCCGCGGTGTACTCGCCGCCGTGCTTGGTGACGAACCGCTCGATCACCGGGCTGTAGGTGTCGTTCAGCAGGACCCCGTCGCTGTCCAGCGCGACGAGGCGGATCTTGTTCAGCTTGCTCATCTCTACTCCAATGTCGTCGGTGGTCAGCTCTGCGATCAGTCGGTTCGGCAGGTCAGTTCTGCGGTCAGTCGGTTCAGCGGTTGCCGGTCAGGCGGCGGTGAGCACCAGCGCGGCGTTGTGGCCGCCGAAACCCATCGAGGTGCTCACCGCGACCTCGATCGGAGCCGGGCGGGGCGTGCCGTGCACCACGTCGATGTCGAGTTCGGGGTCCAGCCGGGCGAGGTTGGCGGTCGGCGGCACGCTGCGGTGCTCGATCGCCAACGCGGTGTAGGCGGCCTCGATGGCGCCCGCCGCCGCCAGCGGATGGCCGGTCACACCCTTGGTGGACGTCACCAGCGCGCGCCCACCCAACACCCGGCGCAACATCCGGCCTTCGATCACATCGCCCAGCGGCGTCGAGGTGCCGTGCGCGTTGACGTGATCGACGTCCGAGCCGCTGAGCCCGGCGTCGGCCAGCGCGGCCCGCAGCGCCTGCTCGATGCCTTCGCCGCCAGGCGCCGGCGCGGTCGGGTGGTGGGCGTCGGTCGAGGCGCCGTAGCCGCGCACCACCGCCCGGACCCGGGCGCCGCGCGCCTGGGCGTCGGTCAGCCGTTCCAGGACCAGCACGCCGGCCCCCTCGGCCGGCACGAAGCCGTCCCGGTCGGCGTCGAAGGGCCGCGACGCCAGCTCCGGATTCTCGGTTCGTCCGGACAGCGCGCCCATCCGGGCCAGTCCGGTCACCGCCAGCGGCGTCAGCGCCGCCTCCGCGCCACCGGCGACCACCACGTCGCAGTCCCCCCGTCGGAGCAGCTCGCGCGCGATCCCCACCGCCGTCGCACCGGAGGCGCAGGCGGTCGCGGTGACCTGGCTGGGCCCCCTGGCCCCCAGGTCGATCGCGACCTGGCCGGCGACCATGTTGGCCAGGTACATCGGAACCATCAGCGGCGACACTTTGCGCGGGCCGCCCTCGGCCATCGCGAGCTGGCTGGCCTCGAAAGCCTGCACCCCACCGAGTGAGTTGCCCAGCACCACGCCGACCCGGGCGCCGTCCCAGGTCCGGGGGTTCCAGCCCGCGTCGCCGGCGGCCTGCCGGGCGGCCACGATCGCCAGCTGGACGAACCGGGCCAGCTGCCGGGAGGCGAAGCCGCCGATCAGGGTGTCGGGGTCGAAGTCCGGCACCCGGCAGCTGAAGTCCACCGGGCAGCCCAGCAGCCGGTCATCCCGGCTGGCGCAGGAGATGCCCGAACTCACCCGGTCCCAGTTCGGCCCGATCCCGATGCCGGCCGGCGTCACCAGCCCCAACCCGGTGATGGCTACCTCGAACGGCCGCCGTTGCGGCGGCATCAGGGCAGCACGCCCTTGGCCACCAGCAACTGGGCGGCGTCGGCGACGGTCATCGTGTCGGTCAGCTCGCCGTCCTCGAGCGTGACGCCGAACTCGGTGTCCAGCACCAGGGCAAGCTCGACGATCACCAGCGAGTCGAAGCCGAGATCACCGAAAGCCGTGTCCTGGCCGATGTGCTCCTGCTGGACCTTGAAGTCGTCGAGCAGGATCTTCGTGATCCGCTCTTGGAGAGACATTATTCTCGCCCTTCTGAGGGGTCGGACCAGGTTGTCGGCTCGGTGCCGGAACCCTCGGGCAGCTCGGGCCAGACCAGGCCGACCGAGCCCCAGGTGAGGCCGCCGCCGAAGGCCGCCAGCACCACCCGGTCGCCGGTCCGGAGCTCGCCGGACCCGACTCCGGCCGCCAGTGCCAGCGGAACCGAGGCGGCCACCGTGTTGCCGACCTGCGCGATGTTGCTGACGAACCGGTCCAGCGGCACCCGCAGGTTTCGGGCGATGGCCGCGAGGATGCGGGCGTTGGCCTGGTGCAGCACCCACCGGTCGACCTCGCCCACCGGCCAGCCGGCCAGGTCTGCTGTCAGCTGCACCGACTGCGTCATCCGGTGCACGGCCTGGGCGAACACCGGCCGGCCCTGCATCCGGAAGTAGGTGTCCTCCTCCTTCACCGGCAAGCCCAGGGACCGCTGCCGGGAGCCGCCGCCGGGAATCTCGATCAGCTCGCGGCGGGTGCCGTCACTGCCCAGGTTCAGCCCGGTCAGGGCACCCCTCTCACCGGCCGTGCCGGCTCGCAGCAGCACCGCGCCGGCGCCGTCGCCGAACACCGCCCGGGTGGTCAGGTCGGTCGGGTCCAGCACCGTCGAGAAGGCGTCCGCGCCGATCACCAGGACGCTGTCGACCGTCTCGGCGGCGATCAACCCGGCCGCGGTCGCCAGCGCGTATACGAAGCCGGTGCAGACCGCTCCCACATCGAACGCGGCGACCGGCCCCAGCCCCAGCCGGGCGGCCACGTCGGGCGCGATCGCCGGGCTCAGCTGATCGGGCGTGTTGGTGGCGATGACCAGGGCGTCGGCCACCGAGGCGCCCGCCGAGGCCAGCGCCAAGCGGCCCGCCTCGACGGCCAGATCACTGGTGGCCTGGCCGGCGCCCACCACGTGCCGCTGCTCGATCCCGGTGCGGGTGCGGATCCATTCCGGGTCGGTGTCCCACCACGGCATCAGCTCGTCGTTGCGCACCACAGTGGGCGGAACCCAGGCGCCTACCCCGGTCAGAACGGCGGCCCGGGTCACGCGGTCCTGCTTTCCGGCTCGGTCATGGCCAACTGCGCCCTGGCGATCTCGGCTCCGGCCTGCCGAAAGCGCACCTCGACCGCCCCCCGCACACCGTCGAGCGGTGTGGCGATCAGCTCGATCGGCTCGGTCAGCTCCGCGTAGGCGCTGAAGGACGAGCTCATCGCCGTCATCTCGGTGTGCTCGGGACCCGCGCCGCCCCAGTGCTCGGTAGCCAGCGCCGCCAGTTGCCGAGCCGCCTCGACCAGCACCATCGCCGGAATGTGGTCCTGGGCGTGGTCGAACAGGCTGGTGTTCTCCACCGGGACCCGCAGCCGGGCGCTGACCGTCCGGTCGCCGGCCGCCACGTCGAGCAGCACGGCGTCGGTGGGCCGGAGCCGGCCGACCCTTGCGGGCGCGACGGGGCTCCCACCGGCCGGCGTCAGCTCGTCCGAGGACGGCAGCGCGCCGGGATGCTCGCGCGAGCGGACCACGCGGTAGGCCGGGTGGCTGAGGTAGCCGACCTCCATCCGGACCCGGCCGATCAGATCGCCGGCGGTCCAGAGCTCCAGCCGGTAGTCCAGCCCCCGGACCCGGTCCCGGACCACCCGCGGGTTGCTGGTGACCGCGGCGATCAGCAGCTCGGACGGACCCGGCGCCGTCGTCGCAGCGGCTGCCGTGCTCGCGCCGGCCCGGGTCGAAGGGAATTCGGCCGACCAGTTCCGCAGCACGAAATGCGCGTCCGGCTCGACGCCGAACAGGGCGTGCGCGGCGTAGGTCTCGGCCTGCCGGGCGCATTCCAGCAGCAGCATCGGGTCCCGACGCCGGCTGGGTCCGGTGTGCCCGGCGTAGTGCGGGTGCCCGGCCGGCAGCAGAGCCGCCGCGGTGAAGCCGGCCGGCCCGGTTCGGACCGCGCCGGTCAGAAAGGCCTCGGCAGGGTTGCGGCGATGCAGCAGCGCGCGGTCCACGGTGGCCGTGAAGCTCAGCCCGGCCGCGACCGGTGGCGCCGAGTCGTCCGGAGTTCTCGACATCACGGTTGCCTTTCTCATGCCGCTGAGCCCGCCGCTGAGCCCGCCGCTGTGGTTGCCGACGGCCCGAGCAGGGCGCCGAGCAACTGCGCGGGCGGCGCCGCCGCGTCCCTGCTCAGCAGGCTGGTGACCAGCCGGTAAGGGTCCACGTAGGGCAGCCGGCCGGCCAGCGCCGACAGGGCGGCAGTGCTGGCCGCCAGGCCGGCGGAGCTCACCGGCCGGTCGCCGTGCTCGGCCAGCAGCCGCCCGGCGCGCTGCACCCAACGCCGCAGGTGCCTGGTCGAGAACGACTCCCGGGCCGTACGGCCCAGCCCGGCCACCAGGTACAGCCGAAGCCCGAGCGCGAAGGCCGGCTCGCCGAACTCGGCCACCAGCGGCCCGGACAGCGCGCCCACCGTGTAGCCCTGCCAGCCGCCGAACCGGGTGGCCCGGGCGACGCCGTCCAAGGGCACCCTGGGGAACTCCAGCCGCGACACCTCGGCTCCGAGCCCGGTCAGCACGTGGGCCATCGTCCGGTAGTCGG
Coding sequences:
- a CDS encoding beta-ketoacyl-[acyl-carrier-protein] synthase family protein, translating into MPPQRRPFEVAITGLGLVTPAGIGIGPNWDRVSSGISCASRDDRLLGCPVDFSCRVPDFDPDTLIGGFASRQLARFVQLAIVAARQAAGDAGWNPRTWDGARVGVVLGNSLGGVQAFEASQLAMAEGGPRKVSPLMVPMYLANMVAGQVAIDLGARGPSQVTATACASGATAVGIARELLRRGDCDVVVAGGAEAALTPLAVTGLARMGALSGRTENPELASRPFDADRDGFVPAEGAGVLVLERLTDAQARGARVRAVVRGYGASTDAHHPTAPAPGGEGIEQALRAALADAGLSGSDVDHVNAHGTSTPLGDVIEGRMLRRVLGGRALVTSTKGVTGHPLAAAGAIEAAYTALAIEHRSVPPTANLARLDPELDIDVVHGTPRPAPIEVAVSTSMGFGGHNAALVLTAA
- a CDS encoding beta-ketoacyl-ACP synthase III, translating into MTRAAVLTGVGAWVPPTVVRNDELMPWWDTDPEWIRTRTGIEQRHVVGAGQATSDLAVEAGRLALASAGASVADALVIATNTPDQLSPAIAPDVAARLGLGPVAAFDVGAVCTGFVYALATAAGLIAAETVDSVLVIGADAFSTVLDPTDLTTRAVFGDGAGAVLLRAGTAGERGALTGLNLGSDGTRRELIEIPGGGSRQRSLGLPVKEEDTYFRMQGRPVFAQAVHRMTQSVQLTADLAGWPVGEVDRWVLHQANARILAAIARNLRVPLDRFVSNIAQVGNTVAASVPLALAAGVGSGELRTGDRVVLAAFGGGLTWGSVGLVWPELPEGSGTEPTTWSDPSEGRE
- a CDS encoding AfsA-related hotdog domain-containing protein; the protein is MRKATVMSRTPDDSAPPVAAGLSFTATVDRALLHRRNPAEAFLTGAVRTGPAGFTAAALLPAGHPHYAGHTGPSRRRDPMLLLECARQAETYAAHALFGVEPDAHFVLRNWSAEFPSTRAGASTAAAATTAPGPSELLIAAVTSNPRVVRDRVRGLDYRLELWTAGDLIGRVRMEVGYLSHPAYRVVRSREHPGALPSSDELTPAGGSPVAPARVGRLRPTDAVLLDVAAGDRTVSARLRVPVENTSLFDHAQDHIPAMVLVEAARQLAALATEHWGGAGPEHTEMTAMSSSFSAYAELTEPIELIATPLDGVRGAVEVRFRQAGAEIARAQLAMTEPESRTA
- a CDS encoding phosphopantetheine-binding protein, which produces MSLQERITKILLDDFKVQQEHIGQDTAFGDLGFDSLVIVELALVLDTEFGVTLEDGELTDTMTVADAAQLLVAKGVLP